The following coding sequences are from one Lolium rigidum isolate FL_2022 chromosome 6, APGP_CSIRO_Lrig_0.1, whole genome shotgun sequence window:
- the LOC124659410 gene encoding putative disease resistance protein RGA4 produces the protein MAELGGMLAAAILKVVGAQIGSAIGGQITLQKNFDEDLKKMKMALESVDAVLEDAERRSITDKSTRLWLKRLKDLMYVVSDMIDEFEADTQPITQPSPRKCSFKKYLAIMIPCLIIGPKITVANRMEKMREDLEEITDQHKKFKLTEGTDASEPKLTDIRETSSIMETQIVGRTDDKNDILASLSESMTQDITILPIYGIGGLGKTTLAKMVYNSSQFKEYSQVWVYVSQTFDLRNIGNSIITQLSEKEKESEYTEIQMIHKSLQKLFAGKKILIVLDDLWEGEDFHLEGLTDMLKVGKDSNVVVIVTTRDEGIARKISTIRPYKIKALTDDMCWSIIKQKSAFESRGGKEHAEKIGKVIAMKCGGVALAAKSIGHTLQYINFSEWESLRDSNIWTLCFAYCAIFPKGHKIVKDELIHQWVSLGFSTWQLGERCISQLLGLSFLEHSNSQLNIELYDEDITLLTMHDLVHDLARTAMDNEILVVRKGDNAQGSCYHYALLDDCSKPLVSELSKIRALRFMKCDKSTIHDVAFSSPNSLRVLDLSECIIHKLPESIGVLKQLRYLNAPGVQHTTIPDIITKLSKLIYLDIHGSPTIVELPKSIGDIEGLVYLNLSGCSGLAKLPESFRRLQKLVHLDLSNCSCVGGILVLLGNLTQLQYLNLSHCQKIGEMPEDLGVLSKLKYLNLSFSSYLECCQEAEVLGALNKLEYLNLSSKHCSLQKLPEVLGTFIQLKYLNLSGCQSMSELPRSFMSLKNLVYLDLSDCCTIDCLDEALVGLSNLQHLNLQGTCIKFLPEDGNKLRISKAPQLGSSAISLPHFGVQHGDGHSSSNLVLLEHMDPVVLKLTELENVKSVEEAHCINLMGKKKLEDLTLEWTRDAESFVDHKSLMENLVPPSTLKKLEICGYSGVSFPAWLVGQLPNLERLILRGMANLEEWNTSYSSGEDHVIGQLEIHDCPLLRMEAFPPKATYWVISNSDNVLSSWEECTGPHTNATSFSAVATVLSVENCEVPLHQWRLLQHFPGLTFLHIKGSIDLIGSPEVIRYLSSLETLMLENQDLEELPQWLNENMMLQSLQLWGCNSMASLPHWLGELTSLKELALLDCAVLGSLPESIQQLTGLQRLKISNCPELNQLGERGMEQLTNLRRLVIYGCRDLRQWCQLEENKMKLAHIEEKEII, from the exons ATGGCGGAGCTCGGCGGCATGCTTGCCGCTGCCATCCTCAAGGTGGTGGGTGCCCAGATCGGTTCAGCGATCGGAGGCCAGATCACCCTGCAGAAGAACTTCGATGAGGacctgaagaagatgaagatggcaCTCGAATCCGTCGATGCCGTCCTTGAGGATGCCGAGAGGCGATCCATCACGGATAAATCGACGCGTCTTTGGCTGAAGCGGCTTAAAGACCTCATGTATGTCGTCTCGGACATGATTGATGAGTTCGAAGCCGACACACAGCCCATCACCCAGCCGTCTCCACGGAAG TGCTCCTTCAAAAAGTATTTGGCAATTATGATCCCCTGTCTCATAATTGGTCCCAAGATTACAGTGGCCAATAGGATGGAGAAGATGAGGGAGGATCTAGAGGAGATAACAGATCAACACAAAAAGTTCAAATTAACAGAAGGCACTGATGCAAGTGAGCCGAAACTTACTGATATAAGGGAAACATCGTCAATCATGGAGACACAAATTGTTGGGAGGACCGATGATAAAAATGATATATTGGCTTCCTTATCTGAAAGCATGACACAAGACATCACAATCCTTCCTATATATGGAATTGGAGGCCTTGGCAAGACCACCTTGGCAAAAATGGTTTATAATAGTTCCCAGTTCAAAGAATACTCTCAGGTGTGGGTTTATGTGTCTCAGACGTTTGATTTGAGGAATATTGGAAATTCTATAATAACACAACTATCAGAGAAAGAGAAGGAGAGTGAGTACACTGAAATTCAGATGATACACAAATCCCTTCAAAAGCTTTTTGCTGGTAAGAAGATTCTTATTGTTTTAGATGACCTCTGGGAGGGCGAGGATTTTCATCTGGAAGGCCTAACCGATATGCTAAAGGTTGGGAAGGACAGTAATGTGGTTGTTATAGTAACCACACGCGATGAAGGCATAGCAAGAAAAATTTCTACCATCCGACCATACAAAATAAAAGCTTTAACCGATGACATGTGCTGGTCTATAATAAAGCAAAAGAGTGCATTTGAATCTAGAGGTGGCAAAGAACACGCAGAGAAGATAGGGAAGGTCATTGCAATGAAGTGTGGTGGTGTGGCTTTAGCAGCTAAATCAATTGGACACACGCTGCAATATATAAATTTTAGTGAATGGGAATCCTTGAGGGATAGCAATATATGGACT ctatgctttgcctattgtgcaaTATTTCCTAAAGGTCACAAGATAGTTAAAGATGAGCTTATTCACCAGTGGGTTTCTCTTGGTTTCTCTACTTGGCAACTTGGTGAGAGATGCATTAGTCAGCTTTTGGGACTCTCTTTCCTTGAACATTCAAATTCACAATTG aataTCGAGTTATATGATGAAGATATTACATTGTTAACCATGCATGACTTGGTGCACGATTTAGCAAGGACAGCCATGGACAATGAAATTCTTGTCGTTAGAAAAGGCGATAATGCCCAAGGAAGCTGCTATCACTATGCATTACTCGATGATTGCAGCAAGCCATTGGTGTCGGAGTTATCCAAGATAAGGGCACTCCGTTTTATGAAGTGTGATAAAAGCACAATACATGATGTTGCATTTTCATCCCCTAATTCCCTGCGTGTCTTGGACTTAAGTGAGTGCATCATACACAAGTTGCCAGAGTCTATTGGTGTACTGAAGCAGTTGAGGTATCTTAACGCTCCGGGAGTCCAACATACAACGATTCCAGATATTATCACCAAGCTCTCAAAATTAATTTATCTGGACATTCATGGATCTCCTACAATTGTGGAGCTACCGAAGTCAATTGGAGATATTGAAGGTCTGGTGTATCTTAATTTGTCAGGTTGTTCAGGACTTGCAAAACTGCCAGAATCATTCAGGAGGCTACAAAAATTGGTGCATTTGGATCTGTCAAATTGCTCTTGTGTTGGAGGTATATTGGTACTCTTGGGGAACCTCACACAACTTCAGTATTTGAATTTATCTCACTGCCAAAAAATTGGAGAGATGCCGGAAGATCTGGGCGTCCTATCCAAAttaaagtatttgaacttatcatTCAGCTCATATCTTGAATGTTGCCAGGAAGCAGAAGTTTTGGGCGCCCTGAACAAACTTGAGTATTTGAACTTATCTTCAAAGCACTGTAGTCTTCAAAAGCTCCCAGAAGTTTTGGGCACATTCATTCAACTCAAGTACTTAAACCTATCAGGTTGTCAGAGTATGTCAGAATTGCCGAGGTCATTTATGAGTCTAAAAAATTTGGTGTATCTTGATCTATCAGACTGTTGTACAATTGATTGTCTAGATGAAGCTTTGGTTGGTCTTTCCAATCTGCAACATTTGAATTTACAGGGTACATGTATCAAGTTCCTACCAGAAGATGGGAACAAACTCCG TATCTCCAAAGCCCCTCAGCTTGGTAGCAGTGCAATATCGTTACCACACTTTGGGGTGCAGCATGGTGATGGTCACTCTAGTAGCAATCTTGTCCTGCTAGAACACATGGATCCTGTCGTGCTCAAGTTGACTGAACTTGAAAATGTGAAGTCCGTAGAAGAGGCACATTGTATAAATTTGATGGGGAAGAAAAAACTTGAGGACTTGACACTGGAGTGGACTAGAGATGCTGAGAGTTTTGTGGATCACAAAAGTTTGATGGAAAATCTGGTGCCACCAAGCACATTGAAGAAGTTGGAGATATGTGGTTACAGTGGTGTCAGCTTTCCAGCCTGGCTAGTGGGCCAACTGCCAAACCTAGAAAGATTGATTCTCAGAGGTATGGCAAACCTGGAAGAGTGGAACACGTCATACTCCAGTGGTGAGGACCACGTGATTGGACAGTTGGAAATTCATGATTGCCCCCTGTTAAGGATGGAAGCGTTTCCACCTAAAGCTACATATTGGGTGATATCAAACAGTGATAACGTGTTATCATCATGGGAAGAGTGTACTGGACCACACACCAATGCCACCTCCTTTTCTGCGGTAGCTACTGTGCTGTCAGTTGAAAACTGCGAGGTACCTCTGCATCAGTGGAGGTTGCTTCAGCACTTCCCTGGCCTCACTTTTTTGCATATTAAAGGCTCAATTGATCTGATCGGCTCACCAGAGGTCATCCGGTATCTTTCCTCTCTAGAGACTCTAATGCTAGAAAACCAAGACCTGGAAGAGCTGCCACAATGGCTGAACGAGAACATGATGCTACAATCACTACAACTGTGGGGTTGCAACAGCATGGCATCACTGCCGCACTGGTTGGGAGAATTAACGTCACTCAAGGAACTTGCCCTGTTGGATTGTGCCGTCTTGGGTTCTTTGCCAGAAAGCATACAGCAACTCACTGGACTCCAGAGACTAAAAATTAGTAACTGCCCTGAATTAAATCAATTGGGTGAAAGG GGCATGGAACAACTCACCAACCTCCGAAGACTAGTTATTTATGGGTGTCGTGACCTACGGCAGTGGTGTCAATTAGAGGAGAACAAGATGAAGCTGGCTCACATAGAAGAAAAG GAAATTATCTAG